Genomic segment of Ostrinia nubilalis chromosome 10, ilOstNubi1.1, whole genome shotgun sequence:
tggtgacggcagagtagaatacatttgtcaccaacccctactcttcccgcgggtgtcgtaagaggcgacttagggactacacatcaaacagagaatgggcagcagcgctctctgaaaaacatcaatcttttaaactgcgatctccaatgTAACAATGTCCAAAGTGAAATTTCGCTAGGCTACAAAATTTTAGCGTCACAGTATAAAACCTCTTGGTACTTTAGCAGTTACTCAAGTAAAGATTGCGGgtggtgacgtcacggccgtgGCAATAGCATTTTTACCCTTTGCtaaaaataattatcaattacatcgtactttaaactttaTTGCCTGGTTTTAAGCTTCTAAAGTAGTTCATTTTCTTGAACTCTTTGACCATCGGTTCGAAGTTACACTGTCCAGAGGCAATTTAACTTTATCCTAGAACAAAAACAAATTGGAATGGTAAAGGTAAGTGGGTCAGTCTTATCTGTGGGTGCGGCCGATTTGCCAGGCGGAGGGGGGCAGCCGTTGGAGCCGGTTTATGGTGGGCCGGCCCCATTGCAGCCAGAGAAAGCCTACCACTAGGCAAAGCACCGTCTCTATGTAAAACCCGTCGATGCGGATTTTGCATTTACCGCCGCCGCTTGTGCATACCTGGAAGTAAAATTTTAGAAACCTTTACATCATACATAAGtcacgggttcgattctcacTTAAGCTAATCGATGCAAGacataaaaaataatctatttGAATAATGATGGAAGAAAACACTAAGCAGTAAACATTACCATGTTTTATGGTTATTTGAACAGTTGATTAAAATGTCACGGACTCACGAATACTCCCCTAACAACTTTTATGATACAATCACAACTATATTTTATAGCATAGTTGACGTATCAAACGATTTTGAAAtggtggcaaaaatcggaactaataacacagcattgatagtagcgccctcctgtcaatctCATAactgggacggttcagtgttggacaactatagAGATAATGCCAATAAACACTGGCAGGtgtgatttaatttttaaaagagacTAAACAAATGAATACTGATAAACATGAAACTGAGATACttgtgtaaagaaataaaaacacaaaacagaatagaatattaaataatattctattctaGTTAGAATACTTATAAATTTCTGTAATTGCATATAAACAAGCATTGAATTTATAAACAAACTTACATCAGTCTCCAACTCTGTAGCGCACGTGTTATCGCTCAACTCCGGCGCAGTGCAAGTCTTGAAGGTGAGATGGTCGATGGCCCACAGCGCCAGGGTGTTGGGCCAGTTGGTTCCCAGGTTCGACACCGTGTTGAGCAGCGTCATGTAAGTCCCGCCCACTGTCGGGTCTGACACTTTCGCGTAGAATGCCATTACTGCCACGAACATGCAGTAGAGACATGTCTGCGAATGTTTATGGACTGTTGTAATGATTGATACACAAGAATACCTACTCTTATCCACAAGCGCAGGACGATATTTGCATGTATTGTGTAAGCATCAATGTAACAATTTCTGGTAAaccaaatgaaataaataaattacatatagGGTTGTCCCTATttaggtcgcgggttcgatccacCACACAATATAAACGTGTGCATGAATGAACATCGCATGTTTTAAGTCTGGGAGTTTTCTATTGTAATATTGATGATAATTATTAAATGGCTCTACTATGTAAAAGTGTCCAAGAATTATTGTGTCGGAAATGGATTTGAAGTctaaacttattattattctgggggcgtagtgtgagtttacatcaataaaaaatgtaagaaaattttagttcttgaaagtttccgctaggggcgttgtacaatccgtcatacatttaatgtcacttttttacgcagtcgatatcgaatgcgttttacgtaaactcacactacgcccactATGGTCTAACTAAGCGAAATTAGAGCAGGAAAACAGTGTTCAATGTGAAGGAAAAAAACATAATAGTAATAGTAACTACAATGCCGACatgattagtttttttttcggtATGTTTACCTAAAGACAACTTGAAAACATGTTGCAGGAATGTGAACAATAATGGTTGATTATAGCCAAGTttccagcgcgtgttttgccctacacaatcaacaaaattgcctacaaaaaatgttgaatgttgacatgtttttgttgattgtgtaggacAAAACACGCGATGGAGACCCGGCTTAATACACGGATATTTAGAATTCTTTTTTAACTTCTTACCTGATGAAACACGTATAGCGCCATCAGAACGAACAGGTATGAGTAGGAAGGGCCCGAGTCTCCAAGAAGACTGGGAGTGAGCGCCACCAGAAGTGCCACTAGTGGGCCGACTAACAGCCGCAGTGGGAACGCTCGTAACCACAAGTGTAGTGGCGCGGGTCCTGTTGTGTGTTTTGCTAGGAcctgataaattaaaaacatttattaaagtacaactagcagcgatacaaaaggtcgatacgactgtcgagttgacaatatattctatctcttcccatcttgtgtatttgtcgttatgtctcgttctcccgccaaattATGCcaaagtcagacgggttcacccatgacattgggtttgtttacattttgtatcgcttctcgttggccgtagtTTAGTTAAATATGAGCTACTCTGATATATTACATGAACAGGCAACAGCTCATTAGACTAATTTatgttgcaaaatcgcctctattacAACTGAATAAGATGCCAAAATGCTTGATAAGCTCCATACACATTTTAAAAGGGTACATACCACTGGCATGATGATTTGAACTGGCACTAATGGTACAGCAAGTAATGCCAAATCTTCTCGAGGCACTCCTGCCTCAACTAATTTAAGTCCTGATACTGCATCACTTGCACAGAATCCTAgctgaaattataatttttgtcAATCGCTTATAGATATGGcataacaataatttaaattctcactttcaatttaattacctTCGCAGTAAATAGCACCAATGCCAAAGTTTGTACAGCTGGCAGTTTTACGATTGTATACAATTGTTTATATGCAGTCACAATGTCACTCATTCCTTTAACTTGGCTTTCTCTGTTGTTAGGTGCATCATTGGCCTCATGTTTAAAAACAGCGATAAATGTAGTAGTAATAAAGAATATCCATCCCCAGAAAAATAGGAAACTAGCAAGAGTGACAATGCCAGTCTCTTCAGGAGTTGAACGTAGGTATTTGTTGCAGAAATAGGGAGATTCTAGGGCCAAGAATAATACGTAGCCAAGGAAATAGCCAGCTGTCTGACCTACAGTGTTGCATGTTGAGGCATGACCAACATTACATCtggaaatagaaaaataatattgtgtatGGTAAACTTAATAGATTTTCTTAGCTAAAAGTGGAAGTGaatctaaaaaaatataacttaccTTTTTAACATCGTAAGAGCCCAACCATCAACAGCAATATCTTGAGTGGCAGCCAAGAAGTTCAAAAACATGAATGAAGCAGTGAGGAGTGTCATTGATGGTGCTTGGCTTTTGGAGCCGAGCCACTCCGTTACGTTGCTGGACATGATCATCATAACAACTCCTATTAGGTACTGCACGGGGACTAGCCATGTTTTGCGCCGCCCAAATTTGGGCCAGAATAGAGCATCTACTATAGGTGCCCACAGTAACTTTATGCTGAATGGCCAGTACACTAAACTGAACTCAGcctgaaaatgaaatatttaaataattacaatttttttgacatttttgataataaattactaatagtaaattaagttttcaattgtttttcatGCAATAATGACTGTGATTTTATTATaatcattaaaaatacatttgcatttaaaaaatgggcagtccaaatgaaaataatagctcaaagtacttgtgttttttttaatatacctattttttttacagTATATAAAGTGAAAATGTTGTCAGAGGGAAGCATCATTAACAAGTTactcagtcattattattaagtagtaATGATTAACAAAAATGGAAACTTGTAAATCAAAATAATGTGATAAAACTAATATTAAGTTCTCACCTGCTGTGTGTATGTTATGCCGCGATTTTGAAGCAGCATAGGGACTGCCGCGGCTAGTCCCAAGGGTATGCCTTGTAGAGtatataaaaatagtaaaaccgCTATATTCACTTCATCACCTTTGATGTTACTCGGTCCACTTTCTGCCATGGTGTCACCATTCTCAATTAATTCTTCTTTTTCCGGCGAGTTTTTACGTTTAGTTAAAGGCATGATTAATGCGCGTAAAGCCTGAAATAATAATTAGGATAATACCTATAAAACCACCTGccaacacaacaaaataatacacGTCAGTAAAATAATTCTACACTTTTCTAAAACACACACCTTAATTTTTACCGCTGTGCTCTGAATTAAAGGCGTTTACTTTTTATACATTAGTTCAAAAAAGTTAGTCAATTGGTGTTCCTTggttcaaattcaattttattcgTTTCggcaattaaaaaatattaattttgcaaCACGAAATACAAC
This window contains:
- the LOC135075120 gene encoding acetyl-coenzyme A transporter 1, encoding MPLTKRKNSPEKEELIENGDTMAESGPSNIKGDEVNIAVLLFLYTLQGIPLGLAAAVPMLLQNRGITYTQQAEFSLVYWPFSIKLLWAPIVDALFWPKFGRRKTWLVPVQYLIGVVMMIMSSNVTEWLGSKSQAPSMTLLTASFMFLNFLAATQDIAVDGWALTMLKRCNVGHASTCNTVGQTAGYFLGYVLFLALESPYFCNKYLRSTPEETGIVTLASFLFFWGWIFFITTTFIAVFKHEANDAPNNRESQVKGMSDIVTAYKQLYTIVKLPAVQTLALVLFTAKLGFCASDAVSGLKLVEAGVPREDLALLAVPLVPVQIIMPVVLAKHTTGPAPLHLWLRAFPLRLLVGPLVALLVALTPSLLGDSGPSYSYLFVLMALYVFHQTCLYCMFVAVMAFYAKVSDPTVGGTYMTLLNTVSNLGTNWPNTLALWAIDHLTFKTCTAPELSDNTCATELETDVCTSGGGKCKIRIDGFYIETVLCLVVGFLWLQWGRPTINRLQRLPPSAWQIGRTHR